Within Lolium rigidum isolate FL_2022 chromosome 5, APGP_CSIRO_Lrig_0.1, whole genome shotgun sequence, the genomic segment CCGCCGCCGGCCCACGCGGCCTGGCTGCCCCCGCGCGGCCTGAAGGAATTCGGCCGCCCAGCGCGCTTTCTGCAgcgcccggtcggtgggccggtccgaccgggcaggccaccggcctctccggcccaggctccggtcggccggcctgctgaCCGGCTGGGCTCTTTTTTAGCTCGTTTTTTTATCCGTTTTTCACCTggttttttccccaacggttatttttctccctagactataaatagcccttcttccaccttgagcaaccagttcttcccattctctcacctccattgttgctatttgaagaatttgctctcccccttgattcctccaaccattcttgctcatatttgaggatttgagagaggagatctagatctacacttccaccaaaccatttcttctctaagtgagggaatctcttgggatctagatcttggagtctttggttgactttctcccttgttcttcctctccaatctcatcctagcattcgttgctttggtgggatttgagtgtgaagaacttaaacacctccggtgttcttgctttgtatcattgcatagtgttgagctctccaccacgatttgttcgagtgagagaccgtgagcttgttactcttggagggtgacctcctagttggcttggtgattggtgctccggtgatctcttcaagaagattgtgaagaggcccgggcttctccttcgtggagcttgtgaagtggttgtggagcttgccatctccggagcggaggaaaagctaaccataaggaaagggccattatccttcgtgggtgtggttcggagaatagggtgagccttcgtggcgcggggaatccttcgtgggacctccactcctccaaacgtgacgtaccttgttgcaaagcaagggaacacgggaatacatcctcgtctccgcgtgcctcggttatttctatacccgagctctctttccttgtgatagccatcgtgcttgaagtacatatatcttgctatcacttgtgctacatatatcttgtgcctatcttgcttagctctagttgctattgttacacttagttgagcttagcatatttagggtttgtgcttgtaaactaaacgatagtttaattccgcattcatacaagacaaatccgcaagagtttgtaattgcctattcaccccccctctaggcgacatctcgatctttcaataaatttgattatgattacaatatgcctcctatatttgatgatgagaataataatgatagctactttgttgaatttgctcccactattactaataaaattgattatgcttatgtggagagtaataattttatgcatgagactcatgataagaatgctttatgtgatagttatattgttgagtttgctcatgttgctactgaaagttattatgagagaggaaaatatggtggtagaaattttcatgttactaaaacacctctctatatgctgaaatttttgaagctacatttgttttatcttcttatgcttgtcactttgttcttcatgaattcatttgtgtacaagatgcctcttcataggaagcatgttagacttaaatgtgttttgaatttgcctcttgatgctctcttttgcttcaaatactatctcttgcgagtgcatcattaaaactcgctgagcccatcttaatggctataaagaaagaacttcttgggagataacccatgtgttattttgctacagtactttgttttatatttgtgtcttggaagttgtttactactgtagcaacctctccttatcttagttttatgttttgttgtgccaagtaaagtctttgattgtaaagtgaatactagatttggattactgcgcagaaacagatttctttgctgtcacgaatctgggcctaattctctgtaggtaactcagaaaaatatgccaatttacgtgcgtgatcctcagatatgtacgcaactttcattcaatttgggcattttcatttgagcaagtctggtgcctcgataaaatccatctttacggactgttctgttttgatagattctgccttttatttcgcattgcctcttttgctatgttggatgaatttctttgatccattaatgtccagtagctttatgcaatgtccagaagtgttaagaatgattgtgtcacctctgaacatgttaatttttattgtgcactaaccctctaatgagttgtttcgagtttggtgtggaggaagttttcaagggtcaagagaggaggatgatatactatgatcaagaagagtgaagagtctaagcttggggatgcccccgtggttcatccctgcatattttaagaagactcaagcgtctaagcttggggatgcccaaggcacccccttcttcatcgacaaattatcaggttccttctcttgaaactatatttttattcggccacatcttatgtactttacttggagcgtctgtgtgcttttgtttttgtttttgtttgaataaatgcttgtgtgggagagagacacgctccgctggttcatatgaacacatgtgttcttagcttttaatgttcatggcgaaggttgaaactgcttcgttaattgttatatggttggaaacggaaaatgctacatgtggtaattgataaaatgtcttggataatttgatacttggcaattgttgtgctcatgtttaagctcttgcatcatatactttgcacctattaatgaagaaacacatagagcttgctaaaatttggtttgcataattggtctctctaaagtctagataatttctagtattgagtttgaacaacaaggaagacggtgtagagtcttataatgttttcaatatgtcttttatgtgagttttgctgcactggttcatccttgtgtttgtttcaaatagccttgctagcctaaaccttgtatcgagaggcaatacttctcatgcatccaaatacttgagccaaccactatgccatttgtgtccaccatacctacctactacatggtatttctccgccattccaaagtaaattgcttgagtgctacctttaaatttccattcttcacctttacaatatatagctcatgggacaaatagcttaaaaactattgtggtattgaatatgtacttatgcactttatctcttattaagttgcttgctgtgcgataaccatgtttctggggacgccatcaactattctttgttgaatatcatgtgagttgctatgcatgtccgtcttgtctgaagtaagagagatctaccaccttaatggttggagcatacatattgttagagaagaacattgggccgctaactaaagccatgattcatggtggaagtttcagttttggacaatatcctcaatctcatatgagaataataattgttgccacatgcttatgcattaaagaggagtccattatctgttgtccatgttgtcccggtatggatgtctaagttgagaataatcaaaagcgagaaatccaaaatgcgagctttctccttagacctttgtacggcggcatggaggtaccccattgtgacacttggttaaaacatgtgtattgcgatgatccggtagtccaagctaattaggacaaggtgcgggcactattagtatactatgcatgaggcttgcaacttgtaagatataatttacataactcatatgctttattactaccgttgacaaaattgtttcatgctttcaaaaccaaagctctagcacaaatatagcaatcaatgcttccctctgcgaagggccattcttttacttttatgttgagtcagttcacctatctctctccacctcaagaagcaaacacttgtgtgaactgtgcattgattcctacatatttgcatattgcatttgttatattgctttgcattgacaactatccatgagatatacatgttacaagttgaaagcaaccgctgaaacttaatcttcctttgtgttgcttcaatacctttactttgatttattgctttatgagttaactcttatgcgagactgatTGATGCTTGCcttcaagtactattcatgaaaagtctttgctttatgattcagttgtttactcatgtcattaccattgttttgatcgctgcattcattacatatgcttacaatagtatgatcaaggttatgatggcatgtcactccagaaattatctttgttatcgtttactcgctcgggacgagcaggaactaagcttggggatgctgatacgtctccgacgtatcgataatttcttatgttccatgccacattattgatgatatctacatgttatatgcacattttatgtcatattcgtgcattttctggaactaacctattaacaagatgccaaagtgccagttctcgttttctgctgtttttggtttcagaaatcctagtaactaaatattctcggaattggacgaaatcaacgcccaggttcctattttgcccggaagcatccagaacacccgagagtcgccagaggggggccacacaggccccagatgataggccggcgcggcccaggccctggccgcgcggccctatggtgtcgtcgccccttcgaccttctaacgccgcctcttcgcctatataaaggtcccagacctaaaacctcgagacgaaaaagccacggtacgagaaaccttccagagccgccgccatcgcgaagccaagatccgggggacaggagtctctgttccggcacgccgccgggacggggaagtgcccccggaaggcttctccatcgacaccaccgccatcttcatcaacgctgcttgtctcccatgaggagggagtagttctccatcgaggctcggggctgtaccggtagctatgtggttaatctctctcctatgtacttcaatacaatgatctcatgagctgctttacatgattgagatccatatgatgagctttgtatcgctactagttgtgtgctactcatgtgatgttattaaagtagtctattcctcctgcatggtgtaaaggtgactagtgtgtgcaccgtgtggttcttgtcgtaggctatgatcatgatctcttgtagattgtggagttaattatcattatgatagtattgatgtgatctattcctccttcatagtgtaatgtggacagtgtgtgcactatgttagttcttggtttattttgcaatgatctattatgctctaaggttatttaaatatgaacattgaattgtggagcttgttaactccggcattgagggttcgtgtaatcctacgcaatgtgttcatcatccaacaaaagagtgtatgtagcacatatgagaaagagttatttattatgcgatcaatgttgagagtgtccactagtgaaagtgtaatccctaggccttgttcctaaatactgctatcgctgcttgtttactgttttactgcgttactactgccgcgttactactgctcatacttatttataccacctgtatttcactatctcttcgccgaactagtgcacctattaggtgtgttggggacacaagagacttcttgctttgtggttgcagggttgcatgagagggatatctttgacctcttcctccctgagttcgataaaccttgggtgatccacttaagggaaaacttgctgctgttgtacaaacctctgatcttggaggcccaacactgtctacaagaatagaagcacccgtagacatcatggaccTCCATGGATCCGCCTCCTGTtcctgagctggacttcatccatcttctatcaacaacaACTGGACCATCCGGTGGGTCATACGccacaccaccatctatgggtcaCCCGGGCTTACCGGATCTAGACCATGTCGTTGGCATACCTTTAAAGTATACCCATAATAGTAGGCATCATCGTGCATCATGATTATTGTTGTCTCTTCACCCAGCGCACATTCTCAAGCCTTTTCACCCAGCTCACATGAACCCACCATGCTCTCTACAACCTAAGATGGATGTAGATCTATTCCGAGGAAACTAGACGGCCACAATACTTGAGAACGGACTCTGCAACATCCTTCATGCACTTCACACTGAATCCAGGTCCACTCTAACCTCTTTCTTGATGAGGCACACACCATGTTTAGAATGAACATGGACAGAGCAGGTGGCCATATCATGATGTTTTTCTTCGTCACCATGCAGAACTTATCAGGCTCTTGGGACAACGATAAGGGAGCAAACTAACAAACTCTTGGAACATAGTATGCATCAAATACCTTCCAAGCAAGAACAATAACAAGCTCTTAGAACATAGTACACATCAAACACCATGCATGCAAGAACAGTAACAAGCTCGTAGAACATAGTACACATCAAACACCTTACAGGCAAGAACACTAACAAGCTCTTAGAACATAGTACACATCAAACACTTTGCGCAAAAGCAATAACAAGCTCTTAGAACATAGTACACATGAAGCACCTTGCAGGCAAGAACATTAACAAGCTCTTAGAACATAGTACACATCAAACACCTAGTAGGCAAGAACATTAATAACAAGCTTCTTCGCCTGCTGCCATGTATAAGTTCAAAGCTGGTACAAGGAGAGCACATATACATTATAGAAACAATCCTGGTATCAACTATTGCACTTATACATCCTGCACAACAATGAAGATCACACTTTTTGCAACGGACACAAGCAAAAGACACATATCTACCTCTACCAGATGCTACATCAAGAAACTACAGCTCTAGCATAAACCAACAACCTCCAGATCTAAACAAACATGGTTGGACAAACTAAAACCTAGGATTATATGTTACTCACATCGGTCAGACAGTCAGACGAGGTGGACAAAGTCGACATGCCGGCAAGGACGAGGAAGATGACTTGCTCCAGCGGGGCTACATTGGCCAAAGAAGACCTTGTCGGTGAGAAGCTTCCATGGACGGAGAGCTCAAAAGGGGAAATGGTGGCGGGGGATTTTCCGGCGGGGCGCGACTGTGTAAATAGGGGGACAGATATCGGCGGGAGGTGAGCGAATTTCTCCTATGGGATTTTCCCGGACGCTCGCGAGCTCCCGCAATTTTTTCGCTAGCACAAGCTCGGCAAAAAAATTCCCCCGCAAATACGAGAAGAGCTTGGCTCGCCAGAAACACCCGAATCGAGCGTGCCTACTCATACAAGCTCTACCCTATTTTAACAATCGTGCGAAACAAAGAAGCGAAAACGTATGAGCATTCAAACTGCCTTTTTTTTGCATCAGCGGAACCGGAAAACAAACCAAACTTACCTACCCCGGGACTAAAAGCTTTGGGACTCTAGAGAACGTGAGTgtaagtggagatgctctaattccgGGAAAGCGGCGAGTTTAAAGGAGTTGGTAGGTGTAGGTGTCACATCTATCATCCACTCcctgctttgagattggtgaggattttgacatttgtctaatataaaataaataattgAAACACAGGTGAAACTTTTTTGATATTGTGAAACAGTCTgacaaaaagtgaaactgatgacatcattgctgacatcactacggtttgtttcacaaaaatattagtgTTTCAGTTATGTTTCAAATATATTTCACAATTTTGTGAAAAAATTAGTCAGCACATGGCTGACGTCATTAGTGACGTCACTCCGGTAGATACCGGCGCCTGTAAAAACAAGTTTTCGCTAATTCCGGGACTAAACTTGGGATACCAAACGAGACGAACTagtgcggaatattcattcagtgggaggcgacgttcccgtcgacagcgaggcgcctgtggtgacttcgtcaatttcaagatccaatccgccgctcAGTCTTCCgcaggtgctcatagaggtagggtgtgcgtgtgtgcgttcataggggtgagtgtatgcgcgtgtatgtgagcgtctgcgtttgtactgtgtttctcaaaaaaatcgGCAGTCGACACGTAGCCCTTTGCCCCTATTGTGTCTTTGCCAAAACAAGAAACGGCACATTTCTCTCTGTCTCACCCGCCCAACTCGTCCCCTTGCTTTCCTTCTCCTctaggcggcggcgccatggaagtgGACGGAGGCGGAGATGAATCGGCACCATGCCCTGGCCTCGTCCGTGGGAAGAAGAGACCGCCTTCCCCCTCAACTTCACCGGGCGATGGCGAGGGCTCACCcaccagcgacgaggacgacaacCCGTGGGCGGTTaccgacgacgaagaggaggatgaatACCAAGGTAAGGAACCTACTAATTAACCTTCTTACTCCATACGCTTCTGTTGGGTGGTTTCTTAGTTTCGATGCCCATGTGTATCGTGATGCAATTGGGTCCTGGCTCCTGAGTTAGAAATCAAGAACGATACTTTTCTTTGGAATTTTAGTAACATAGGTGGTATCCTTTGAATTTCAACCGGTACATTGCGTTGCTGAATCGCGACTTAATCACCGCTTGAATGGCTGTTTCACTGGAACTTTTACTACAGTAATGTTATTCTTATCTGATCGAGCTGAAGTTTACTGAATTTAACCATAGTGAAGATACTACATGATCATGCATGCTCTGGACTAAGCAGCcccacacttgatatgaatcatgtTTTTCACTTCAAAGTTCAAACACATAGGCCTACTAGTACTACAGCCTTGGGGACTGCAATTGATTCCGAACCAATGATTTCTCAATGTGGTTCTCCTAGGTATTTTCAATCATCTAATTTATATCATCCATATCAATGTTTGATGGCGCTGGATTAATGATTTTGCATGTAGGGAAATACCGCCCTTTCACAGTTGACGATTTCCCAAGGGTTGGCACTTATGAGCAGCAATATGCATTGTACGACAATCCAGAGATTTCTCTTCGAGGCCCTTCCCTTCTCTGGAGCTTGCACGCATTCAAGCCAGAAAATGACAGCCATCCATGTGCTACCCGGTATCGGCTCAGCGATGAATCTGAAAGTTAGTATTTTCTTCTATTGCAGAACTGCCATGTCTCATTTTATCATCTAAGGAAAAGTTGAAGGCTTCTCGGTTTAGGGAAACACCATTTTTTATTATTGTATCAGCTATATATTCCATTGATATCTTCCACCATTAAGTTATACCACTCCTGTCCAGTTAGCTTAACGTGATGCTTTTATTTGGATTGGCATCACTTTCACACAGTTCTTCCAGTTCTTGGCTTTACTTCTCTCAATCGTTTGTGATCGACCAGTTCCTGAAATGGCTTGTGCAAATTTCAAATCTCAACCATCGTGCGGCGaaacgatgatgaggaagagctCTTGCCTGCAGCAACTCTGCCAGGGACGATTATGCTAGAGAGCATCACCTACAGCAGCGATGACTGTCTTGTTTGGCTTATATGATGTGCCACTTGTGACTTGTCCAAATTAATTTCTACTGTCATGGAGCTCAAACAAAAGGACAAGATGAACATGGTTAGGCTTAACCTTGAAAAGAATTTGTATGGGTTAACTCTGTGAATTCAAAATTCATATTTTCCCCCATAGATCTTTTAGTGCAACAAATAAAATACTCAATGAAGGTGGACAGAATGTTTTCGTTCCATAATAGCATAACATTTTGGCAGTATTGACCTAATCCGGTAGCATTTGTTAGTATCGTCTGATGGAGCCAGCCTTTTATTTCTCATCATGTATTACTGATGACTGTAAATCTCTGTATATACCTGATGCTTTGTTTGTTGATTTTTGCAGTCAGTGTCAACAACGTTGGGACCATTGATTGTTCAAATGAATGTCGTTGTCGTCCCATGAACTTGCTCCAGTTCATTGATCTCAAGATAGCTGGTTATCACCATCCCCAACCTGGATCTGCTAAAATATTTGGTTTTTTCGCAACACGGGATCGTGTCGAACCTTTGCGCAATTATGTCTACAGGCGGGAGATTGACAATTATGAAGCTGTAACTGTGAAGCCGAAGACGGTAATTTTTCTTTCAAACTTGCAAGTTGCTAGGTGTATGCTTCCTTTATTGTTCTGAAAATACCTATGCATGAGATTGCAGCATCATATTAAAGCTCTATAAGTagaactagcatagtggccctcgcaaatgcgaaggCATCACTTTACTTCTCTTGAAATTATTTGAAATATAAATTTATAATTTCATAGACATACATGTCGTGAGGTTGGAAGCTAATAGTTCTATCTTAGAGTATCGTAAGAAAACATGCATACACATTTAATTTGTGTCTTAATTATTGATATGTCAAAGTACAATCTCAATGAACTTTTTGGAATT encodes:
- the LOC124652100 gene encoding uncharacterized protein LOC124652100, with the protein product MEVDGGGDESAPCPGLVRGKKRPPSPSTSPGDGEGSPTSDEDDNPWAVTDDEEEDEYQGKYRPFTVDDFPRVGTYEQQYALYDNPEISLRGPSLLWSLHAFKPENDSHPCATRYRLSDESEISVNNVGTIDCSNECRCRPMNLLQFIDLKIAGYHHPQPGSAKIFGFFATRDRVEPLRNYVYRREIDNYEAVTVKPKTGMAHLSLCSPARGICITSHVLFEFRLCVCTEVPPENGPKDDLLIEGCAEFSNLMESKSFIANRRIYGEKCGLDVKFLVLINAVQAFVDVEILCAPASGLNLNLYAKTSGFSDVILLYQGVAEAGCRMSSVVAVEIHSYLDLRIEGTPKDDGGVSQKLLSCVWEDSFNSCYHGMVDKVVNLDESTTVSVKITWRTVD